AAATTTCACCAGAAGATGAAAGAGTGAGACAGAAACTATAATAAATACATGCAGCTGTCCCATGGGAAATGTTACCTTCAGCTGGTGTCAAGCACTTAGCCTCTGCCGGCTCTGACTTGAAGAAATTACAGGCTCTGAGATCTCAAAGGTCCTCACAATTTCCTGGTAGAGAACAGAGAGCATGTGGGCACTGGGTTTACAGCAAAGGAATTCTTGGAAACAAACTGCCCGGGGTAACATGCAGGGCTTTACCTCCCAGTCTCGATAACTCAAAGCTATAATTCCTTGATTCCTAATTTGAGTATTCTGGTCAATTCCTCCACTTTCTTCATTAATATTAACAGGCTCTGTTTGAGAGGCAAAGTTTTCAAATCAGAGGAGGTAATCTGAACAGAAACCAATGAATAATAGGAATGACACCTGTACCAAGCAGACGCTTAGAATATTATATCCTTATTAGGAATTCATGCATTAGTGTTGTATTGTTACAATAGAAAGTAACCCTGCttgcttccatttaaaaaaaaaatacatatggtaAAATAACACATTCCAATCATTTGAAAAACTCTGCATATCTATGAACCAAACACAGAGCTAAGGTCTAGTGCGTCCAGTATGAAAGTAAGAACTTTTAAAGGAACAGGTAAATGCAGTGAAAACACTTCATTCTGTACAGGAGGTCTTAGAAGGCAAAGAGTAATGGAGAATGTGAATCATTCAACAAAATTAAGATTCTCTCTGTATTAACCATGTTCTTTAATATTTACTGACATTTGTAAATTGTATAGCAGTGTCCTTTTTTGACATCAATTTTCTAACTGTGAGAAAGATTTAAATGAAACTTGTAAATAAAAGAggcaaaaaaatgagaaagaaaaaaaaaaattctctctggaGAGGAGGAGCTGGCATTAGGGATAAAATAGAAAGAAGGAAACTACAAAAATAACTGCAATTACAGACcttctaaattaaaatttaagggAAACTATACCATTTCTTATTCTTCACAGCAATAGCTGTTGAATCAATGACAGAACTGAATCCATCAGTTTTAAACTATGATCAAGTTTTCAGTATTTTCAGTTAGTTGAGGAAGACATTGTAAAAGTTTGTTGcctaaaataaaaactcaatttacatttaataaaatacatttcacaCCCTCCAGTAACAAATACCTTTTCTTTAAAACTAACTTTTCTGGACATAGAATCATTTACCTATTATTGGCAGTCGGTCTTGATCAAGTCTTATTCTTGCAAAACCATCCTGTAACAAACACAAAGACTAAAATTTAGATTCAAAACCTACAGCCATTGGATGAAAAAATTACTCAGTGAGAAAATTCTAAATCTTAGACAATCAAAATATACCATAACAATAACAAGGAGTGTATACAGACAAGGCTTCTCTAACATCTCTCTCTACATGGGGTATCTTTCAGGTTTTAATCAGCTCGCTTACCCAGGCACAACCTCATCCCCAAGATCTCTTAAATAAAACTACAACCATCTTGACTCTTTGACTGATTCATACTTTTTGAGTACTccacattttattattatgattatttttttggctgagccatgcagctggtgggatcttaggtcccccaccagggactgaacccaggccctcagcagtgagagccaggagtcccaatcactggaccgccagggagttcCTGAATACAACACATTTTATGATGCATAATACTATCACTGACCGTTGACAGAATATGCTTTGGTTATCATTTCTGAAAAAATACTTTTGTCAACACAAGATTTTCTGCCTAAGGTTAAAATCGAATTCATCTTAGAAGTGCAGGATTGCAACCAGGCATAAGACTAAAGACAGCCTAGAGAAAATTCTCAAGGTACATTtctgagaatttttctttttgtttctcctaAACCATCTGTTTTGAAATTAGTTCAAACTTAAGAGTTACAAGACTACTGTAAAGACCTCCCATACATTCTTTGCCCAGGGTCACCATCTGTTCATGTTTTGCCATATTTACATTactgctttctctctctgaaagtgaaagtgtagtcactcagtcgtgtccgactctttgggaccccatggactggcttctctgtccatggaattctccaggcaagaatactggagtggtttgccatttccttctccaggggatcttccaaaccaggaattaaacctgcatctcttgcatctcctgaaccggcaggcgaattctttaccactgtgccacctgggaagcccttttcactACAACTTCAGTGTGTATTTCTTGAAAACAAGGGTGTTTTCTTACATAACAACTAACAAAATTGAGAAATTTAACATTTATATCACATAGTTACCTAATCTGTAAGCTCcaaaaatttctaaaatgtaaaagCAAGCACTGAATTTTTTAGCTAGTTTCTTTGGCCTGTGACTAGTCAGTGTTTTGCTACAGTGGGTCTAAAACACACACTGGTTAGTGCAAATTCCTTAGCCACCTCTCATCTATACCTATTATTATTTACTCTcttaaaagcaaagagaaacagagaaataatCTTAAATCTTACCCTTAtaataaaagaaacatgaaagatGTTTTCCACTGTCCGGGGGAAAGAATGTGGGTCAATCACAAAGTCAAAGAAGGACATGGGAGTATCAGCTgaagacaagaggaaaaaaatccttcAGTGGAGGAAAAATTACTCTTGCCTACCAATCAAGACCAGTATTCTCTAGTGTTAACCAGAGAAAGGAAATGGGCATTCATCCTGTTGTGGGATGGAAATCAATACAACCTCGCTGGAGGATAATCTGGTATATCTATTAAAAATCTGCATGCCCCCTTCCCTGGCAATCCTCCTTTAAAAAGCCGTTCTACAGAAATACTTGCACAAAGTTCTGCGCTCAGATTTTTCACTCCAGCAGTTTGTACAAGAGAAAAATGCTATAAAGAACTTGCCCACTAATAGAGGATTTGTTAAATGTATGATACAGTCACCCAATGGGAATCACGAAAAAGAGTAAGCAGGATCTGCATGTATCAATATGGGAAAATGTCCAAATGGACGAGTCATGTTGCAGAAGAAtgtgtgtattattttttttgaaaaaagcaaaccaccaccaccactaacaaaaaaaaaatcccaactaCTTAGTTGCATATTTATTATGACTGACATAGATGTAAGAAAGTCTGAAAATACACACATCACATTTTATACGTGGCGACCTCCAGGGAGTGAGGTCAGGTAGAACAGGTACTTGACTTTTTACTTCTCTCACGTCTTTGGCATGTattattttgtaaaagaaaaaatatccgccccccgccccccaaaaaaaatcccgtctttgaaaaaaataaaaaggagaatttCCTTCACCAATGTTCTCACGGGATTTCTAGAGAGAAGTCTCATAAAAGGCATGTCAAGAAAAGTCAAAATGAAGCATTACACATAtgccttttaaataaaaatagcttcTCATTGCAAATGACACGGCCTAATTGACAAATACAGATTGCTCCATTTTGAGCTTGGTATCATACTTACGATCTTCTTGAAAGTATGTTTGCAACAATCCCAAGAttctttctacttctttttctgttgcttcttgatgagactcttccattctttttaactgaaaatataaagcTGTTATCAAGCAGACTGACCTACTTGCCTGCCTGTTAACCTTTTCTGCTCTCTTCCCTGGCCAAACTCCTCTAAATATCTTTTCCTTAGGATTTCTAACAGTTTTTATTCCTGTCTTAAAATTGATggttaaaaaagatttttctagGTCTAGTAACATTTTCATATGAATTATCTAGTAGAGGAATAACAGTAACAAATCAATCATTTTCATGTTGAATGTAAAATAGCAAATTATAAAAAGGGAAGtttagaacagtggttctcaccAGGGAGTCATTTTTCtgcagccccttccccaccccaccgaTGGGACATTTTCTAACACTTGATTGTCATACTGGGGATGGGAAGGAGAACTACGAGAGGAGGCTGTTAGCATCTAGTGGGAAGAGGCCAAGGATGCTACTAAACATCCTATAATGCACAGGAGAGCCTCTCACAGCgaagaattatccagccccaaATGCCGATAGTGCCTGAGTTAAGAAACCTGTTTTGGGAGAACTAATCCATACTACAGAAATGAGATAAAAACTAAGACAAGTGGTCAATCCgataaaatgtttaaagactTAAACACATCAAAAATGATTCAAACATTAAATGATTACTTTTTAAGTGACAGAACCTGACTCCAGAcccaaaagctgagaaaagacgGCTAAATTACATGCATATGATACTAATGGCTATTTTGAATTAAGTGtttaaaaaagcaacatttgAATAAACAAACCTGGGCAGGCATTGCCTGCTGCTCTTCTATCATACGAGCTTTTCTTGGACGTTCAATTCGTGGCTTTGGCACAGGGCACTCTCCTTGTATTGAACCCAACCTAATGAAAAATATGCtttcatgtctttgtttttaaaacaaactgaTCTCACTAACTGAAAGCGGTTCCCACAGCATCCTCAAATTCAGACCAGGCATCAGTGGTATACGAGTGACCTCAGACCAAGACTATCAGGTTTGTGACAGCCTTTCTGCTCCTTCTGTGTTTCTCAAAGAATTCAGCCAGATTCCTCCTCAACACCTTTGTATTTTACTCTCAACAGTAAGTCAGTCAATATGCCTGTGGTCCTCCCAGCTAGCCTGTTGTCTGTTTAGCAGAGCCAGCTTCAGAGATCAGGGGAAGGACAAATGTGTGTGGGGGATGGGAATGAATAGCCCCACTGGGGTTAAAAAAGCCTCTTGGTCTGGGGGTGCCAGAGCAGAGCCCCACTGCCTGGGACTCCAGAATACACCTGTCTTACGAGACAACAGGTAAGGCAGAGGGCATGGGATTCCTGTCCCTTTTGGACTCCCTCCACCTCCCAAAAAAGCCCTACGGTAACAGACATACCAGGCAGAAACAATCAGGGCCCAGGGAATTTAGTCCCCTGTGGTCCCTACACTGGAGGAAATCAAAGTGTACTGTAGAGATCCTATGTatgcactaagtcgcttcagtagtgtctgactctttgcaaccctatgaactgtagccctccaggctcctctgtccatgggattctccaggcaagaagactggagtgggttgtggtgccctccttcaggggatcttccagacccagggatcgaacccgagtctcttacatctcctgcattagcaggcggcttctttaccactaaggtGAACTGAGAAGCCCAAGCAAACCTCACCAGATGGAAAGAAAACATGGGGGAAAGGCCACTGCAGGCCAAGGCAACAGCAAGTACAAGGCTGTAAAGTTGTGAGTAAATCACTGTGGCCGCAAGTTGGGCTAGATGATGACAAAGGGTTTAAGTTATGCAACCCAAAActatctttctttcatttttttggacatGCCCTGAGGctttggggatcttagttccccgaccagggactgaacccacaccctcagcagtgagagctcggagtcctaaccactgggcaaccagggaattcccaaaaggcTATCTTTAGATCCTACATTTATGGTGGAGCCTaattcaacagcaaaaaaaaaaaaaaagatttagactTTTCCTATAATAAAGAagtttgatctttttgctgtAATATACAGTGATTCTGGGCACTTGAATTAAGGGAAGTCTTGTTAAAAATAGATGCCTcgggaaataagaaaaaaacccagaagcCTGGTCCCACACCATAGACTTAACTAAATCTGCATCTCCAAGGCCTTCTAACTGAGGCACTACCAATCTCAGGAGGTTTAGAAGGGCAATCAGAAAAGACAAATGCCCTAAGTTATCCACTTAAGGAAGAAACCACTTGAGTGGTTGCCCTGGAGAAATTATCTActgggtattttatttttatttattttttctaccgGGTATTTTAAAGGCTGTCTTACAAAAGAACCAGTAAGAGTTGCTCTTAGCCTCTCAGTAAGACTGAGCTAGGAAATTAAGACAGAAGCCAGTTCCATTTGAGTATAAAGAAAAGCTTTTCAAAATCAAAGCTGTATCCAAAAAAGATGAACTGGGCAGTTTATGTGACAGTGACTCAACTAGTCTTTAAATATAGGACAGCAATCATCTAACAgggaattatatataataaatggcACTTTACATATATTGGTAGAATCTTAAGATACCTCTCATAGGAGGTATCATCCTCCTATGTAATAAGGACTTTTAAAGATGATAAAGCCAGACGTTATGTCACAGACCTGAAGTCTCCCACACTAGAAAGCAAAGGTGCCAGCCCACGGCCTTTCCTGCCTTAGTTAAGCAGGATGAGGATCCATCCACAAGATACTATGGGCTTTTAAATCAACCTTTAGAAAGTCTCCGAGCGATGGCATCATGATTGTCTCCTCTACAATACCAAGTAATTGTTGTCCCTacaataaaatacaatttaagCTTTACAAATGGCTGGTCTGTCGGATTTTCAAAATAATCTTACAGAAAGTGGAATGTATGGGTTTTATTAAAGGTGTTTTCTGCTGTTTTGCCTGATATTTTCCAGGAGTCATAGACTATGAATTCAAAATCAGAACTATCTTCATCACGGATGAGTTCTTCAGCTTCTAGCGGATTTACACCCATATGAGTCAGCTACAAAAACGAAGGGAAACAGAAACCCCAGTTAAGACACAAGCAATCATTCACGGTACTCAATCATCTCTATCACTACACAACAGGCCAGAGGCAAAGTCTGTTTTCAGTGTCCTAACATGTTGGCTCAATGTCTTATTACAAATTTCCTGTTTTCAAAGGCACCTTCTTTTTGGCAGAAACTATTCTTCAAGGTACTCAGGACTTTCTGGTGAGAAAGTGAGATGATCCAGACCAACGGGTCTCAACCAGAGCAATTTTAAGCACACCGCCACCCGCCACCCCTCGCCAGGCATTCTGTCTGGAGACACTTGAGCGTCACAATTGGGTGGGTGGCAGGGCGGGCCATGTTTCTGCCATGTAGTAGGTAGAAGCCAGGATAGTGCTAAACATCCCACAGCAGGCGCCCCCACAACAAAGACTCAACCAGCCCAAAATGCCCTtagtgccaaggctgagaaaccctgctctAGCCCCCTGCAGGCCAAGGGGCTGGCATACCAGAACTAAGCCCGCTAGGCCTGATCACACACAACTATGAGCATAAAAATAGGAAATTACATCCCTAAGCAAATGCTCTGGGATAGAACTGGGAAGTTTAGCTgtctttcagttttcatttccagCCAACCTCCTGGAGACCCCTGATCAGATTGCAGATCAGGTTTTCCAGGGAGCAGCACCTAGCATCAGGGAGAGATTCACTCATCTTAAAGCTGACTTCCTGGGAAGAGTTGGCGGAAGTCTAATAATTCTCTTATCTCAAGCTATCTTGCAGAAAGTGTATTAAATTTGCTTTTATGAAAGTACATTTTTATTACATTATAAATTATGAAATGCCTAGAAGTTATCAAATTAAAACAGCAATACCATATATAAACAGTAATCAAAAAGCCCTCAGAGAGCTTAACTCTTTAAAGGCAGTTAAACTTTGAAGAAAAGAGAGGCTGCCAGAACCCAGTCAGAGAGACAAAGTCAGCTGTTCCATTCTCCTGCCAACCGTTCTACCACTGCACACTTGGAAGAAGACATTTCAGTTTTTATCTGGTCAAATCTAccaattttttctttatagtccttaTATTTGGTGTAATACTTGAAAAAATCCTCCCGCCAGAGTCTAGACAGCTATTAAATTGAGGGTCTGCATGGACTACTTTAAGACTTACAGAATTTACTGATATGTTATTTAAAGAACAAAACTCATCCTGATAAataaaagtaacttttaaaaagattaacCAGTATATAGTCAACTTTATCGAGCATTTTCCAAAATGCACTAtacttcaagttttaaaaaaagaaaaatgtaaggtTTTTTTGGTGgtaagttaaattttttaaaacatctaaggttttgaaaacaaaaaaaacctcatcTGCCTCATAcctttacaaaataatttatctGTTCAGGTCTTATGGTACTAAATCATTTTAATAACCTTTTAACAAACAGAAAGTCAATGTCCTAACAGAAATGCTAGGACAGAAGTTGGCTCAAAGTAAAAccaagataaaaaaaaacaagagtaaaATACAAAGTTCATCTCATTGTGCTTTTTTGGGGGTAAATTCATCAAGCAAAAGTTTCAAAATTTCAGGGAACCACCATTCAAACATTAAGAGGCAAAGACAGttgaataaaacaacaacaaaaaacaaaagcagaacccCAGTCATATTCGTATGGTTCTGAAATATTCTCAAAGACAAATCAAAACATGCCCCTCCACCAGACGTAACTCACATCCAGCTGCACTTCGCCTGCCTGTGGGCTTCTGCCCAGCCTCGGACAAAGGTCCCGGGTCACTGAGAATGAACTCATGAACTGACAACTGAGTGAGGGGAAGAAATGGCCATTTGAAATAAACATAGCACCCTGAGTCTTAGAAAGCTAGCAGATTTTCAAGCTGCTCTAAACTCCCAATCTAGATTCTACCACATAGTTCGACTGTCATGTGTTTAATTTGGTAAGATCTCTCTGGAGGAATCTCAGGCCcaaacaaaagggaaaatgaagtgaaaacCATCTGCATATGGATATAAGCAAAGTGGATAATTATACAATATGTGACAGatgaaacattttttattatgattCTGTAGCTTTGAACTTACTAGAGTTTCTACATATCTTAACATATCAAACGAGTTCAGATCAGAACGCAGCTGCTTTGCCTTTTCTTTGCCCAAATCTGAAGCCAGAACAAGAAAGTGGGCATCTAGGACTGCTTCTCTTGCTCGGGACACtattcaaaaaagaagaaaaagacacacGTTACAACATACATGTTTATCCACAGGCATTTTCCCAAAACTTTCAGTTGCACTTACTCCCCATTTCCCATCTCTGTCTAAAAACAGGTTCCCCTGCTCAGCTCACCAAAATCTGAAATCAAAGCTGACCAGTCTTCCTAAAAAGTCAGCTCTCTCTACCACACTGTTCCTGCTCCTGGGAACTGAATAAAAATCTCTTCATTAACCGCAGTTTAACAAAACCTCCACCATCTCTAACACTGGCTGTTCCCTTGGGCTCCAGTAACTCATCTAGGCACTATCAACACCTGTGTTGATGATGGAAGCCAAGCTGAATGCCCACGGTGTGTAAGGCGCTGTGCTTGGGCATGGATGTTTGCAGACCGGTAATAGGTAAGTGGTCAAGGAGCTTCAGGTGAAGTTCCATGCTGGGCAGGTAGCGGGAGATGCAAACTCAGCCTAGCAGCACAGGTCCCACGGAATGAACAGCCTACAGGCAGCAGGGCCATAAACTCTAAGGATGGATGGTCCAAAAATGTTCATCTTTGAAGATGAAAAGGTTCATCTTTTAACATTTAAGATAAGCTACAGAAAGAAAAGGATTTAAATAAAAGGAGACAAGAAGGAAATTGGGCAAGGAAACTGAGGATGAGgtttggggaggtgggggtgagggttcATTGGAGGAAGACACAGCAGGACTGAGGGGAATGGGTTTGATCAGACCCTGAAAGGGAACAGGCAGTGTGGAAACATACTCCAGGAACACCAGCAAAGGCGAACTGAAAAGGCAGCCAAGAGACAAACCTGGTAGAGTTCAAACACACAAATCCCTCTGCCTGGCTTGCTCCTCAAGGCCATTTCATTTGAATTTCTGATTGCCCAAAGTTTTGTATTTATATGCATAATTTTCTCCCCAGTTTTATTTCAGGAGAATTACTGTGAATGTGACAATGAATGAGAGAAAAGGCAGAAGCTAAGGAGTAATTCCTCGGCTGTTCTAGACCTCTCCTCCCCACCGCTGGCCCGTCCCTGCCATGCAAACTGTGAGAAAAGTGCCAATCTCCCACGGATGGATTCAAGCCTCTGGAGAGTTACAGAACATCCAATCTGTATATATGGCAGATACAGAATTCTTTGTTGGCTGACCATCTCCTAGGGCCAGGTTGAGTGAGTAACCGTGCCTTAAAGAGGCGACCCAGCCAGCACAGTGGAATCAGCCAAGCAGGAAATGATCTGTTAATCAACAACTTTACAGGGGACAAGGGGTCAAGAGCAACCCTGAAGAGACAGCCTGGGGGTCCAAgctcagaagagaagaaaaagctagagagagtggaggaggggttgcaccagatggaaagaaagaaatgttctgGTCCTCAGAGAACACGTGGAGTGGTGGTGTCCACTCTGTTGACTTCTCCACCTGCATGGGTCTGCACTCTCCCTTTCTGCTCCCATAGAATTTAGAGAAAGGCCAGGAGGGAAAAGTGGGCTGAGGACTTGTCCCGGGCTCGGTGACCCAGTGCCCACACCATCAGGGGCATGCCTGACCTGTCCTGTCTTCAAACACAGAGACCGCTCTTAGCACTAACACTGCTGCTGCTTTTCATTCAAACCAAGCTTTTATTTCAGAGTCCCCTTCGCCCCCCACAGTGGTCTAGAGATCAGTGCTGagactcttctctctctttctcggGCCCCTCCCCTCACTGGAGACCAGCAGGGCCACTTGTAGACAGGGCCATCCCCACTGGGTTACACCAGGTGGACCAAGAGCAAGGAGCTTAGGGACGGAGGTCGggaggaaggcaggaaaagaaacagGATGTCAGAAGCCAGCTCAGTTCTTTCTTTAATACATCCAATGCATCCTGGGTAGTCAATAGGGTAGAAAGATAAGACATCAAAGTTCTCAGCAGTCAATACAGTAGAAAGATAATACCCAGAAGGTTCTCAAAGTTGAACAAGCCACCGAATCACCTGGGGCGCTTGTTAAAACTGGctgctgctccccacccccatcccaaacTTCACGTAAAGCCCTTCCTACCTGCTTTGGGGCTGATAAGTGCACCATGAAAGTAGTAGCGGTGCTACAAGGAAAAAGATTCCAAAACTAGTAAAGCACTCTTATAAATAAATATGGGGGTTGTTTGTGTCAAGTATTCGGTTCTCATGCAAAACTAATTAAAATTACCCTAAAATATATGATCACAGAACGCTTCCTTTCATAAAATAATGAATTACCTCCATTAAAGAGATTGTTGGCCTCTTCAAGGACCTCTGTTAACTTGTCGCTGGCATTCAATATATCCTCCcggttttctattttaaaaaaatacaagctTTGGGAAAGGTGCTCATCATAGGCTAACAAGTCATTAACAAAGTGACCAGCTGCATCTGGAGAGCCAAGTCCCCgccctcatccccacccccacccccgctccccgGTGGAATTACTTTCAAGCTGTATCTCTTCAAAACGGcctgaaaacagaaaagatgaCCGTACCCCTTTAGCAGAATGAACTTGAAAAGGGGACCCACTTCGCTCCCCCTAACCTTCACCCATGAGCTTACACGCCTTCTGCAGCCTCTGAGGAGCGCTCTTAATAGAAGGGTTCTCCGGCTCTGCAAGCCACAGCTTGCAGAGCCGGGCCACCCAGAGTTTCAGAATAGGTAGGTCCAGGGTGCAttggagaatttgcatttctggcAGCTGCCGCGGGCGGGCGACTGCCGGCGGGGAACCGCGGGATGTAAGAAAATGCGCCCCGGCTCCGCTTGCCTCCTCTCCCCCGCTTCCAGACAGCACCTGGCTTCGGGCGGTCGCGCCCCGCCAAGGTCGTGCGGTGCGATCCGCACGACCGACGCACTAGCGCCTCGCAAACCCCGAATCCGGGCGGCGCGGGGCTGGTCCCGGGCGCAGCGAACCAGCCGGGCCGCGCAGGGCCTGCGCGCGGTTCCCGCCTCGCGCTCCCGCCTTACGTTGGACCGAGTTGATGAGCGCCCGGTACTGATGGCGGATCTGGCGGCAGAGGCTGGGGTCGGTCTCCTCCTCCAAGCTCGCCGGGTCTATCATCTCGTCCCCGGAATCCGACGGCTCGGTATCCTCCAAGCCCGGGCGCTCCGGGGCCTCCCTGCGCTCGGGCGCGGAGCCGCGGCGGGACCCGGGCGACAGCGGGGACCGCGAGCGGGAGCGGGAGCGGGTGCGATCCCGGTGCGGATCGCGGCCTCGGCCCCGGCCCTCGGGCCGGCGGCCGCTGCTGTCTCCGGACATCGCGCGAAGCCTCTCCGCAACTTCTGAACGGCGGAAGTTCGCGCCAGAAACTGAAACCCCGGCACACCGCGAGCGCCTGCTCCCCGCGGAACGCGGCTCCCGTGCCGGCGCGAGCACACAGCGACGCCTGTGGCTGGAGGCCCGCGGCAGGGGCAGCGGCCGGGGGAGCGGTGCTGACAGCGCCGCCAGGCGGGCACCGGGCGGCTCAGCCCCCTGACCTCGCGCGCCCCTGACGTTGGATACCCTGTGATTCCACTTTAGGTGCTTAGAATCTTCGCGGTCTGGTCCTCCGTGCCCACCCCATTAGACTTTCACCTTCCCCGGGGTCTCCCTGGCTCTCCCGGACACAGCCGCACCCTTAAAACGAATACATAGCATTTTTCCAGGTGGAAATTCGTTCCAAGCACCAGACAGAAATATCTGGGACATTGCCAGGTCATGGGCTCGCAGACCATGTTTGTTGATCGAGCCTCCTGCAGTTAAGCAGGATGAGCGCTGGATCTGGAGACGAGAGATGAGATTCTGCCACTCACTGTCTGTGACCTTAGTTCCTTGAGCCATTATGGCCGGTACCCTATGGAGTTTATGAACAGCAGGtaatctcacttttttttttgtttttttttttttttgaaagtgaaaaagtgttagtcactcagtccagtccaactctttatgactccatggacggactccagtagcctaccaggctcctctgtccatagaattctccaggcaagaatactggagtgggttgccattcgcttctccaggggatcttcctaaccctcatctcctgcgttgtggacagattctttatcgtctgagttacttatttttgactgcactgggtccttGCTAGGTGGGCAGGCTAGTTGCCGCCAGTGGGGGGCTAGTCActggttgtggtgcttgggcttctcattcccttggcttctcttgttctggagcaTGGGCTATAGATTTCTGGGCTCAGTTGTAGCAcaggggtttagttgccctgtggcatgtgggatcctcccagaccagggatgggacctgtgtcccctgcattagcagatgaattcttaaccactggaccaccagggaagccccaatcccACCTTTTTTGAGGacagaacaaatgaacaaacagaaaattaacaaggttCCTTGATTTTCATGGAG
Above is a genomic segment from Dama dama isolate Ldn47 chromosome 15, ASM3311817v1, whole genome shotgun sequence containing:
- the NSMCE4A gene encoding non-structural maintenance of chromosomes element 4 homolog A; this translates as MSGDSSGRRPEGRGRGRDPHRDRTRSRSRSRSPLSPGSRRGSAPERREAPERPGLEDTEPSDSGDEMIDPASLEEETDPSLCRQIRHQYRALINSVQQNREDILNASDKLTEVLEEANNLFNGVSRAREAVLDAHFLVLASDLGKEKAKQLRSDLNSFDMLRYVETLLTHMGVNPLEAEELIRDEDSSDFEFIVYDSWKISGKTAENTFNKTHTFHFLLGSIQGECPVPKPRIERPRKARMIEEQQAMPAQLKRMEESHQEATEKEVERILGLLQTYFQEDPDTPMSFFDFVIDPHSFPRTVENIFHVSFIIRDGFARIRLDQDRLPIIEPVNINEESGGIDQNTQIRNQGIIALSYRDWEEIVRTFEISEPVISSSQSRQRLSA